In the genome of Quercus robur chromosome 3, dhQueRobu3.1, whole genome shotgun sequence, one region contains:
- the LOC126718753 gene encoding F-box/kelch-repeat protein At1g26930-like, whose product MLEGRCIFSRAYSSGCESETNWPFMIYHKLEITAGGVKRSLEMDGGSGGGGGDGDGSDHVRHRKKKATSKPLDYPEEPISTVLASVSLNPNPNPNERSSNNSSLSLSSSSSSSSSSSSSSNASSDSLINSLGREISISCLIRCSRSEYGSIASLNRGFRSLVRSGDLYKLRRLNGVIEHWIYFSCDLLEWLAFDPIQRRWMHLPIMTSHECFKWSDKESLAVGTELLVFGKEVTSHVIYAYSILTNSWTSGMRMNAPRCLFGSASLGEKAILAGGCDSQGNILDSAELYNSETKSWQTLPPMKKPRKMCSGVFMDEKFYVIGGIGGPDSKVLSCGEEYDLVTNKWTEIPNMSPAGENEGQATAAAAAPPLVAVVNNELYAADYAESEVRKYDKGRRVWVTVGRLPERAGSMNGWGLAFRACGDQLIVIGGPRALAEGFIELNSWKPSDGPPQWNLLARKQSVNFVYNCAVMGC is encoded by the coding sequence atgtTGGAAGGTCGGTGTATATTCTCACGGGCGTATTCGAGTGGCTGTGAGTCTGAAACTAACTGGCCTTTCATGATTTACCATAAGCTCGAAATCACTGCCGGAGGAGTAAAGCGTTCATTGGAAATGGacggtggtagtggtggtggcggcggtgACGGTGATGGTAGCGACCACGTTCGTCACCGGAAGAAGAAGGCTACTTCTAAGCCGTTGGATTATCCCGAGGAGCCAATTTCAACGGTTCTCGCTTCGGTTTCTCTCAATCCGAATCCGAACCCGAACGAGCGTAGTAGTAACAATTCCTCATTGTCattatcatcatcttcatcttcatcttcctcGTCGTCGTCTTCTTCGAATGCGAGTTCGGATTCGCTAATCAATTCACTTGGTCGAGAGATTTCGATCAGCTGCCTAATTCGATGTTCCCGGTCGGAGTACGGTTCGATTGCTTCGTTGAACCGGGGATTCCGGTCCTTGGTTCGGAGCGGCGACCTCTACAAGCTGCGGCGGTTGAACGGTGTGATTGAGCATTGGATTTACTTCTCTTGTGACTTGCTCGAATGGTTAGCGTTTGATCCAATTCAGAGGAGGTGGATGCATTTGCCGATAATGACCTCCCATGAATGCTTCAAGTGGTCTGATAAGGAGTCATTGGCTGTTGGGACCGAGCTTCTCGTGTTCGGCAAAGAGGTCACCTCTCACGTAATCTACGCGTACAGTATCTTGACGAATTCTTGGACCTCCGGAATGAGAATGAATGCTCCGAGGTGTTTGTTCGGGTCAGCCAGTCTGGGCGAGAAAGCGATTTTAGCAGGTGGGTGTGACTCGCAAGGGAACATATTGGATTCGGCGGAGTTGTACAATTCCGAGACCAAGTCATGGCAGACTCTGCCGCCGATGAAGAAGCCGAGGAAGATGTGTTCCGGTGTGTTCATGGACGAGAAGTTTTACGTGATTGGGGGAATTGGAGGACCCGATTCGAAGGTTCTTTCGTGTGGGGAAGAGTACGATTTGGTGACGAACAAATGGACGGAGATTCCTAATATGTCGCCGGCGGGGGAGAATGAAGGGCAAGCCacagcagcggcggcggcgccGCCTTTGGTGGCGGTGGTGAACAATGAGCTGTACGCAGCTGATTATGCTGAAAGTGAAGTGAGGAAGTATGATAAGGGGAGGAGAGTTTGGGTTACAGTTGGGAGATTGCCTGAGAGGGCGGGTTCGATGAATGGTTGGGGGCTTGCATTTAGAGCTTGTGGTGACCAGCTTATAGTAATCGGAGGACCTCGGGCATTGGCTGAAGGTTTCATTGAACTCAACTCGTGGAAACCAAGTGATGGCCCTCCACAGTGGAACTTGCTGGCAAGAAAGCAGTCGGTTAATTTTGTCTATAATTGTGCTGTGATGGGTTGCTGA